In the genome of Candidatus Ruthia magnifica str. Cm (Calyptogena magnifica), one region contains:
- the rsmG gene encoding 16S rRNA (guanine(527)-N(7))-methyltransferase RsmG, producing the protein MNSEVLLIEGASLMNIKLESEQISKLMNYLKLIIKWNKSYNLSAIRTMEKGVYKHLLDSLSVIAYIKDKSLLDVGSGAGLPGIVISIMRPELLVTVLDTVGKKCRFMQFAKTQLQLKNLNVIKNRVENYQIEFCFEQIISRAFSKVEKILKLTQHLLCNNGEYLLMKGAGFQQETLPYGVDIQSLCVPEILGKRYLLIFRREK; encoded by the coding sequence ATGAACTCTGAAGTATTGTTAATAGAAGGTGCCAGCTTGATGAATATTAAGCTTGAAAGTGAACAAATTAGCAAATTGATGAATTACCTTAAGCTAATTATTAAGTGGAATAAGAGCTACAATCTAAGCGCTATCAGAACCATGGAGAAAGGCGTTTACAAGCACTTATTAGATAGCTTATCAGTTATTGCGTATATTAAAGATAAGTCCTTATTAGATGTCGGTTCTGGTGCGGGCCTGCCAGGTATTGTGATTAGTATTATGAGGCCAGAACTTTTAGTTACTGTGCTTGATACAGTTGGTAAAAAATGTCGTTTTATGCAATTTGCTAAAACCCAACTACAATTGAAAAATCTTAATGTTATTAAGAATAGGGTAGAAAATTATCAAATTGAGTTTTGCTTTGAACAGATTATTTCAAGAGCTTTTTCAAAGGTTGAAAAAATATTGAAATTGACACAACATTTATTATGTAATAATGGCGAATACTTGCTGATGAAAGGAGCAGGTTTTCAACAAGAGACATTACCTTATGGTGTAGACATTCAGTCGTTATGCGTTCCAGAAATTTTGGGTAAGCGATATTTATTAATTTTTAGGAGAGAAAAATGA
- a CDS encoding TatD family hydrolase yields MQIVDSHCHIDRIDLSAFGGNVERMLAHAKELSVTQFLCVCIDLEHFDEVFSLAKNYPQIYASVGVHPCELEGKDPSVKELLVLAEHDKIIAIGETGLDYFHVEKIAADWQRDRFRRHIKASNQSGKPMIIHTRNAKKDTIAIMQTEKAEQGVMHCFSENWETAKVVLDLGFYISFSGVITFKSAKDLREVAKKVPSDRLLVETDSPYLTPVPYRGKPNSPAYSYYVAEKLAEIRGVSINNIANTTTNNFKQLFLA; encoded by the coding sequence GTGCAAATAGTTGACTCGCATTGTCATATTGATAGAATAGATTTATCTGCTTTTGGTGGTAATGTTGAGCGTATGCTTGCTCATGCTAAAGAATTATCGGTAACGCAATTTTTATGTGTATGTATTGATTTAGAGCATTTTGATGAGGTATTTTCTTTGGCGAAAAATTACCCGCAAATTTATGCCTCAGTAGGCGTGCATCCTTGTGAACTAGAGGGCAAAGACCCAAGTGTGAAAGAATTATTAGTATTAGCAGAACATGATAAAATTATTGCCATTGGTGAAACTGGGTTGGATTATTTTCATGTTGAAAAGATAGCAGCTGATTGGCAAAGAGATCGTTTTAGGCGGCATATTAAAGCCTCAAATCAATCGGGTAAGCCGATGATTATTCATACACGCAATGCCAAAAAAGATACTATTGCAATTATGCAAACTGAAAAAGCCGAACAAGGTGTCATGCATTGCTTTTCTGAAAACTGGGAAACTGCCAAGGTAGTGCTAGATTTAGGTTTTTATATTTCTTTTTCTGGTGTTATTACCTTTAAAAGTGCTAAAGATTTGCGCGAAGTAGCAAAAAAAGTACCTAGCGATAGATTGTTGGTTGAGACTGATTCACCCTATTTAACGCCCGTACCTTATAGAGGCAAGCCTAATTCACCAGCTTATAGCTATTATGTCGCTGAAAAGTTAGCTGAAATTCGCGGCGTGAGTATTAATAATATTGCCAATACAACCACCAATAATTTTAAACAACTTTTTTTAGCATGA
- a CDS encoding RluA family pseudouridine synthase has translation MSISFQIVDEFSEGQRLDNYLLKILKGVPKSHICRVIRKGWVRVNKGRKKVSYKLILNDIVRIPPIKVSIIKSIYISDSLKKLLIDAKLYEDKGLLIINKPSGLSVHSGSGVDVGIIEALRQIYKKPIELVHRLDRATSGVLLIAKKRSVLKNLHEQLSQHTVEKRYTALVKGVWSKKCHTIDAPLYQNSRYIMVDAKGKYAISHFQPLKNFSDGGFSASLVEISIETGRTHQIRVHAKYAGHALACDDKYGDKEFDRQVKFKGLKRLFLHAHQFIFTNPLTNDIQKVNASLPVELEEFLAKL, from the coding sequence ATGAGTATAAGTTTTCAAATCGTTGATGAATTTTCAGAAGGCCAGCGTTTGGATAATTATTTGCTTAAAATACTTAAAGGTGTTCCTAAGTCGCACATCTGTAGGGTCATTCGCAAAGGCTGGGTGCGCGTTAATAAAGGTAGAAAAAAAGTAAGCTATAAACTTATTTTAAATGATATTGTACGTATTCCGCCAATTAAAGTGTCTATTATTAAGTCTATATATATTTCAGATAGCTTAAAAAAATTATTAATCGATGCTAAGTTGTATGAGGACAAAGGTCTGCTTATTATCAACAAGCCAAGTGGTTTGTCAGTGCATAGTGGTTCTGGAGTTGATGTTGGTATTATTGAAGCTCTTAGGCAAATATATAAAAAACCTATTGAATTGGTGCACCGATTAGATCGAGCCACTTCTGGGGTGCTTTTAATTGCCAAGAAGCGTAGCGTATTAAAAAACTTGCACGAGCAGCTAAGTCAACACACCGTTGAAAAACGTTATACAGCCTTGGTTAAAGGAGTTTGGTCAAAAAAATGTCATACTATTGATGCGCCACTTTATCAAAACTCAAGGTATATTATGGTGGATGCTAAAGGTAAATATGCAATTAGTCATTTTCAGCCACTTAAAAATTTTTCCGATGGAGGTTTTTCTGCTTCATTGGTTGAGATTAGCATTGAAACTGGACGCACTCACCAAATTCGTGTACACGCAAAGTATGCTGGACATGCGTTGGCTTGTGATGACAAATATGGTGACAAAGAATTTGATAGACAAGTTAAATTTAAAGGCTTAAAAAGATTATTTTTGCATGCACATCAGTTTATTTTTACAAATCCATTAACCAATGATATTCAGAAAGTGAATGCATCTTTACCAGTCGAATTAGAAGAATTTTTAGCTAAACTATGA
- the ubiA gene encoding 4-hydroxybenzoate octaprenyltransferase: protein MSSLQTKTISFWRYLRLMRLDKPIGIYLLLWPTLWALFLAAEGVPDLKLLLIFVLGVILMRSAGCVINDYADRHVDKLIKRTKQRPITSGEINHKSALKLFVLLIMLAFILVLLTNWLTIQLAMIAALLAILYPFTKRWTHFPQFVLGLAFAMSVPMAFSATLNTIPTTALYVFAATVIWTVIYDTMYAMADREEDLKIGVKSTAILFAKFDRLIIGIFQIGLLLILIKISDVFNLTILYDISLALVALLMIYHQYFIRHRKKSACFQIFLHNKYIGVVIFAGIALSVVL from the coding sequence ATGAGTAGCTTACAAACCAAGACTATTTCCTTCTGGAGGTATTTACGCCTGATGCGTTTGGACAAGCCAATTGGTATTTATTTGTTATTATGGCCAACATTATGGGCATTATTTTTGGCGGCAGAAGGAGTGCCTGATTTAAAATTATTATTGATTTTTGTTTTGGGTGTTATTTTAATGCGATCAGCAGGTTGTGTGATTAATGACTACGCAGATAGACATGTTGATAAACTCATAAAACGCACCAAACAAAGGCCTATTACTTCAGGCGAGATTAATCATAAATCTGCACTTAAATTATTTGTATTACTAATCATGTTGGCATTTATATTAGTGCTATTAACCAACTGGTTAACTATTCAACTTGCAATGATTGCAGCATTATTAGCAATCTTGTATCCATTTACTAAACGTTGGACTCACTTTCCACAATTTGTACTAGGGTTGGCATTTGCCATGAGTGTGCCAATGGCTTTTTCAGCAACTCTTAATACTATACCAACTACTGCTCTGTATGTATTCGCAGCAACGGTAATTTGGACAGTAATCTATGACACGATGTACGCCATGGCTGACCGAGAAGAAGATTTAAAAATTGGTGTTAAATCAACCGCTATTTTATTTGCTAAATTTGACCGATTAATTATTGGAATTTTCCAAATTGGACTGTTGTTAATTCTAATAAAAATATCAGACGTTTTTAATCTGACTATCCTTTATGATATTTCATTAGCCTTAGTTGCGTTGTTAATGATTTATCACCAATATTTTATTAGGCATCGTAAGAAGAGCGCCTGTTTTCAGATATTCTTACATAATAAATATATAGGCGTAGTCATTTTTGCAGGCATTGCGCTGTCTGTTGTTTTATAA
- the dapD gene encoding 2,3,4,5-tetrahydropyridine-2,6-dicarboxylate N-succinyltransferase, protein MKDIIEQAFEDRVNINPQSASMEIKQAVAEAIHFLDSGQARVAEQKGVGDWVVNEWLKKAVLLSFRLEDNVVMQGGFTQYFDKVSSKFADMSADEFNATGVRVVPPASARRGSFIAKDTVLMPSYINIGAYVDSGTMVDTWATVGSCAQIGKNVHLSGGAGIGGVLEPLQASPTIIEDNCFIGARSEVVEGVIVEQGAVISMGVYIGQSTKIFNRKTKEITYGRIPAGSVVVPGNLPSKDGAYSLYCAVIVKQVNTKTRSKVGINELLRGI, encoded by the coding sequence ATGAAAGATATTATTGAACAGGCCTTTGAAGACAGGGTTAATATTAACCCACAATCAGCTAGTATGGAAATTAAACAAGCCGTTGCTGAAGCTATCCATTTTCTTGATTCAGGACAGGCGCGTGTTGCCGAGCAAAAAGGTGTAGGCGATTGGGTTGTTAACGAATGGTTGAAAAAAGCAGTCCTGTTATCTTTTAGATTAGAAGATAATGTTGTTATGCAAGGTGGTTTTACTCAATACTTTGACAAAGTCTCCTCTAAATTTGCTGATATGTCAGCAGATGAATTTAATGCAACAGGTGTTCGTGTAGTACCACCAGCAAGTGCACGCCGAGGCTCTTTTATTGCTAAAGACACCGTATTGATGCCAAGCTATATCAATATTGGTGCTTATGTAGACTCAGGCACGATGGTGGATACTTGGGCAACGGTTGGTTCATGCGCACAAATCGGTAAAAACGTTCACCTTTCAGGTGGTGCTGGTATTGGCGGTGTATTAGAGCCATTACAGGCTAGTCCAACGATTATTGAAGATAACTGTTTTATTGGTGCTAGGTCAGAAGTGGTAGAAGGCGTGATTGTTGAACAAGGTGCTGTTATTTCAATGGGTGTTTATATTGGACAATCCACCAAAATTTTCAATCGTAAAACAAAAGAAATTACGTATGGACGCATTCCTGCTGGTTCAGTAGTCGTGCCTGGTAATTTACCAAGCAAGGATGGTGCTTATTCACTTTATTGTGCGGTGATTGTCAAACAAGTTAATACTAAGACACGCTCTAAAGTTGGAATCAACGAACTTTTACGAGGTATTTAA
- the ccoG gene encoding cytochrome c oxidase accessory protein CcoG, which produces MTDKKIQVEGLYEEGEQWVQNLGDETIHAKRMKGKFRNFKWLAIIGWLPFFVGPYFTWNDKQAILFDIDKRQYHLFNITIFPQDIWMLTMVLLFLAILLAVMTTILGRVFCGYFCFQTIWTDIFTKIEQWIEGTPVQQRKLDKAPMSVNKFKLKLAKHAIWIVIAFFSGITWMLYFGVSWADYFKGDVTSTTIAITAIIALGAYVFAGFMREQTCLWICPYARIQGAMVDDQSILPTYDHYRGEQRGRLKRGEFVEGFGDCIDCHQCVAVCPTGVDIRKGQEYGCITCGLCIDACDSVMKKVGKPKGLIRYTSLAEMKFNKPIKALYKRPRVVIYMSILLVALSVLTCGILNLDQMDLKVLHDRQPLFVQLSDGSIRNKYKLKIMNKTDKVMPINISFSSKIENLKSKKAFKTVMIPSGNIKSIYVYLTAFESDVGADNDVVFMVKSEQATLEYKTSFFTSKSM; this is translated from the coding sequence ATGACAGACAAGAAAATTCAAGTGGAAGGCCTATATGAAGAGGGTGAGCAATGGGTGCAAAATCTAGGAGATGAAACCATTCATGCAAAACGTATGAAGGGAAAATTTCGCAACTTCAAATGGCTGGCTATTATTGGTTGGTTACCATTTTTTGTTGGTCCATACTTTACTTGGAATGATAAGCAAGCCATTTTATTTGATATAGATAAAAGACAGTATCATTTGTTTAATATTACCATTTTCCCGCAAGATATTTGGATGCTTACCATGGTGTTGCTATTTTTAGCGATTCTATTAGCGGTAATGACCACTATTCTGGGTCGAGTGTTTTGCGGTTATTTTTGTTTTCAAACGATTTGGACGGATATTTTTACCAAAATAGAACAATGGATTGAGGGTACGCCAGTCCAGCAACGAAAGCTAGATAAAGCACCAATGAGTGTCAATAAATTTAAACTTAAACTAGCTAAACATGCTATTTGGATAGTAATCGCATTTTTCTCTGGTATTACTTGGATGTTATATTTTGGGGTGTCCTGGGCTGATTATTTTAAGGGCGATGTTACCTCCACAACGATAGCCATTACTGCCATTATTGCACTTGGTGCTTATGTATTTGCTGGGTTTATGAGAGAGCAAACTTGTTTGTGGATTTGTCCATATGCGCGCATTCAAGGGGCAATGGTTGATGATCAAAGCATTCTGCCAACTTATGACCATTATCGTGGTGAACAGCGTGGTAGGCTTAAAAGAGGTGAGTTTGTTGAAGGGTTTGGTGACTGTATTGATTGTCATCAATGCGTTGCTGTTTGTCCAACAGGTGTTGATATCCGTAAAGGTCAGGAGTATGGCTGTATTACTTGTGGGCTGTGTATTGATGCCTGTGATTCAGTGATGAAAAAGGTTGGCAAACCTAAAGGCTTAATTCGTTATACTTCCTTAGCTGAAATGAAATTTAACAAACCAATTAAAGCTCTTTATAAACGTCCAAGGGTTGTTATTTATATGTCAATATTATTAGTAGCATTATCAGTATTGACGTGTGGTATTTTAAATCTTGACCAAATGGATTTAAAAGTATTGCACGATAGACAGCCACTATTTGTACAGCTTTCTGATGGCTCAATTCGCAATAAATATAAACTAAAAATCATGAATAAAACAGATAAAGTTATGCCAATTAATATTAGTTTTAGCAGTAAAATTGAAAATCTAAAATCTAAAAAAGCATTCAAAACAGTAATGATTCCAAGTGGTAATATTAAATCTATTTATGTTTATTTAACCGCCTTTGAAAGTGACGTAGGTGCTGATAACGATGTTGTGTTTATGGTTAAAAGCGAACAGGCCACTTTAGAATATAAGACTTCATTTTTCACATCTAAAAGCATGTAA
- a CDS encoding FixH family protein, with product MSIYKSPIMISMLVLFITLVSATAYRIMIALETHPGLVVEDAYSSGKRYVKTLNHKNQLARLGWILNLATPKVVIHNIKQTYTANSAQNDKTLANAFVTAYFYRPLEKAHDFSINMAFNQEINQYQAQVTLPLKGRWDVVVEVVKRGFVQRTSRKLFAQ from the coding sequence ATGAGCATTTATAAAAGCCCAATCATGATATCCATGTTAGTACTGTTTATCACTTTAGTGAGCGCAACTGCCTATCGAATTATGATCGCACTTGAAACCCATCCTGGGCTAGTGGTTGAAGATGCGTATTCGAGTGGCAAACGATACGTAAAAACACTAAACCATAAAAACCAATTAGCACGGCTTGGTTGGATATTAAACCTTGCTACTCCTAAGGTTGTAATTCATAATATTAAACAAACCTATACGGCTAATAGTGCACAGAACGATAAAACTTTAGCAAATGCTTTTGTTACAGCATACTTTTATCGCCCTTTAGAAAAAGCACATGATTTTTCCATCAATATGGCATTTAACCAAGAAATAAACCAATATCAAGCACAAGTAACATTACCCTTAAAAGGGCGCTGGGATGTCGTAGTTGAAGTGGTTAAAAGGGGTTTTGTACAAAGAACTTCTAGAAAGTTATTTGCTCAATAG
- a CDS encoding ATP-binding cassette domain-containing protein — protein MSEVLISANHVSFSHHGKKVLDDVSFELRTGEFITLIGPNGAGKSSLIKILLELIAPDDGKIKKSKYIRLGYTPQKFIPNEFIPISVIDFLKLNQKINTQSLINTTTLTGIETLLHLSLKNLSGGEIQRVLLTRAFLAKPNVLILDEPVQNLDVNGQMHLYKLIQDIHNQQNCAVLMVSHDLHRVMKESTQVLCLYHHICCMGQPETILKNAQFNHLFADQMDELMATYKHKH, from the coding sequence ATGTCAGAAGTCCTTATTAGTGCAAATCATGTTAGTTTTAGTCATCATGGCAAAAAAGTGCTTGATGACGTTAGCTTTGAATTAAGAACGGGCGAATTCATTACCTTAATTGGCCCAAATGGCGCTGGAAAAAGTTCGTTGATTAAAATTCTACTTGAACTTATTGCTCCTGACGATGGTAAGATTAAAAAATCTAAGTATATTAGGCTAGGCTACACACCACAAAAATTTATCCCCAATGAATTTATCCCCATTTCAGTCATTGATTTTCTAAAACTCAATCAAAAAATTAATACACAATCTTTAATAAATACTACTACACTCACAGGCATCGAAACATTGTTACACTTATCATTAAAAAATTTATCTGGTGGTGAAATACAACGTGTATTATTAACTCGTGCCTTTCTTGCAAAGCCCAATGTCTTAATTCTTGATGAGCCCGTACAAAACCTTGATGTAAATGGCCAAATGCATCTATATAAACTCATTCAAGATATTCATAACCAACAAAATTGTGCTGTGCTCATGGTATCGCATGACCTTCATAGAGTCATGAAAGAATCAACTCAGGTTTTATGTTTATATCACCATATTTGCTGCATGGGACAGCCTGAGACAATTTTAAAAAATGCTCAATTTAATCATTTATTCGCCGACCAAATGGATGAACTTATGGCTACTTATAAACATAAACATTGA